CAAAGCCTAAGATTGAGGAAGAGGGAGATGCAGACAATGAACAGATGATTCCAGAGTAAATTCTCTGGCACTGGCTGTTATACTTTACATCAATCACCCAAATTTTCTATGTACCGACTTATCACATGGGTAAATGTCAAATCCTGGTCTGAAATGGGTTTCCTGCACTAATCAGATGATCCCTTTTTCCctgtttgggggtgggggtgcaGGGAGGATCTTTGCATTTTTGGGTTCTTCATGTCTTAATTGAGCactaatacccaaaaaaaaatatatatattcttaattGAGTGCATGATTTGTGGTTCTCATCACTTCTGCCACCAATTGCGGAGAGACTTGTGGATCTTACTATTGCTGAGGGTTTCTAAGTTCCATAATTCCATTGTTATGTGATAATTTAGTAAAAGTTTACAGAAATTCTGCACACTAGTGCTGTACTGGATGCACAATCCAATGTATTCATGCGAGATTCTCATAGGAGTCACTTTTCTCTGCATTATTGGCTGGATTTCTTGACCCCAGACGGGGGCACTGTATTGGATGGTTATGATCATGTACTCTGCTACTTTAGAAGTCAAATTTTGTGGTTATTGTGCTCATGAACTTGGGTTGTCTTGTGTCCAACTGTCCATAGTGACAATTGTGGTTTTTTTGTCCATTGACAATAACTTGCTAAAGCTATTACTGCTGGAGCTTAGATTGGGAAGATTAAAATTGCCTTTTTCTGCATTGTTGGCCGGAATTCTTTACCCCAGACAGGGGCCCTGTATTGGATGGTTATAATCATGTACTCTGCTAGTTGTGAAGTCAAATTTTGTGGTTATTGTCTTCCTGCACTTGGGCTGTCTAGTGTCCACAGTGACAATTGTGGTTTATTTTCCATTGGCAATAATTTACTAAAGCTATTACTGCTGGAGCTTAGATTAGGGAGATTAAAATTGCCTTTTCTGCATTGTTGGCTGGAATTCTTGACCCCAGATTAAAATCATGTTCTCTGCTCGTCAAGAAGTCAAATTTTGTGGTTATTGTGCTCCTGCACTCAGACTGTCTAGTTTATTTTCCATTGAAATTACTTAACTAATGCTTTTACTGCTGGAGCTTAGGCTGGGCAGATTAAACTTTCATCCCATTATTGACTGAACTCTCCGCTCTTGGGTGGACCATAGGcatatattgaaaatttttaatccAAGATCCAGGCTGATCAATATCCACTTTAGGGCACTCATTGTTTCCTGTAATCCATTTTATAATTTGTTAGGAAGAGaggtggggttggggggggggtttattTGACTCAATCTGTAGATTAATGGAGTCCCTGTTAGATCCTGAACCTGATATTGAATCTGAGTGGGTCCTTGCTGGTGTAACATTCAGATCATGGAATATAAATATACAATTTCAAGCATTAGATACTTactattgttttttattttattattattattttacaagTGAGACCTGGATCAACAGTGTAGCATGAACAATCTGGCCATTTCATAACCAGTTGCCCTGAGAGGTGGTCAGATAAGATGGTTTCTCAACAGGAATTTATGATCTTTGATTGTTTAAACTCTATCCTAGGGAAGTTAGAAGCTGACCATGTTTTCTTTCTGCAAATCCTATTGGGCCTGTTATGGCTGCTATCTCATGGGAGATTGTTGGGTTCTTAATTGAATTAAGAATGGGAActgtttgatttctttctcaAAATATTGGTCTGTTAGGTGGAGGTATTAGCAGGTAGCATTAATGGCTGTAATGCAGCTTTTTGACGGTTGACAAGCCTTAAAATGGCTCCTCCATGCTTATTTACGTATAAAGTAATGGCACCGAGGTTTCCTTAAGCCACACGGTGAAGGGAAATCCCTTGACTGTGGCTTTCGGATGGGTGGGAAAAGGTATTGCACAACAGTATTGGGGGTTATGTTCAACCATTCATAAATAGAGGGGAGGGGAAGTTTTAGGATCCTATAATAGTGGTTGAACTCTTCCTGCGTGGtggaggaaatttttttcctaaataatGCATCCTAAAAGCAAAATAGACAACTAGAATGGGAATTCGGAAAGAAAATCCTCTACTGCCCTATTAGTCATTCGACTACTGAGTGGATTTGGAGATGTGTATCAATGTGTTGGGATGTGTGTCCAAGTCTTTTCAGCCGTTGGATGGTTAATTGAATTCTAATTGGGTGACATGCTAATTGGAGAAGAGTCAGATCCATGTTCACTATGCATGATGATCAAGCTACACCGATCGCTAGAACAACCTGCAAAGTGAATTTAGTGATTCGATCTAATCAGATAGGTCGAATCGGCCTGTGACTTAtcccttttttcaattttttttattccatctATTTCAGGGTTCAGATCATTAGATTTTTAGATTTGGAAGGccaattctaaggtttttgAGATCGATTCAATCATGATTTCAATTTTCATAACCATGATCGTTACAAATTGCGAATCACGGATCATCACGTACGTGTCACTGTGAAGAGTCAAACTAAGGCCACCTAACCACTACAAAGGACGAATCCACAATTTTTTGGTTAATTGACCCTATAGGCTATTGAGGGGTCATGGACTGTTGACACACGTCCCATTCCCCGTCCATTAATCCTTCCTATTTTGACTTATATTTTTAGAAACCAAATCATACCCAAGTGGATCAATTGCCCTTTGACGTGTGGATTGCTTGGATCTTCTCCAATGATATTGATGGAGTCAACCATTTCCGTACTCCATGGGTTTAGAAaactttttccttatttctttgtATACTTCACTGACTTTTGGACAATTTTTTGGAAGATCTGTAACTTATAAGCTATATCATATGATTGCAAATAATCTTCTTAGATCATGTATGAAGAGGCCTAAACCTTAATGGGTTACCACCCTTCTGGACTCCTAGATTATAATTATTGGACACTAATTATGAATTAAGGTTTAAAATTCTGGAATTGGGACTCGGATTGGTCAGGATTAGTGTGAAATTGTTTAAAATTTGTCAAAATATACCCCAACCCTAAGTTTCGTACAAGTATTGGTTAAGGTCAATTCCAAACTAGATTGCCGATTTaatcttgattcttgaaaccTTGAACATTGCATATAGGTCTCACATTGGTAGTAGCATAGAATTAGGACAGATTTCCATCTTCACTCAAAAACAGTATAATGATGCACACCAATGATATCATAGGAGGGCAATGAGGTTACTTCAtttgggaaagagagagaaacacagGTGCTAGCATACCTTGCCCAATGAGTCAAGAgctttttctcttatttaaaatGTAAGAAATTAAATGAAATAAGAACTTAGAAGGAAACAGAACTAACTTCTTAGAACTGCTATGTATGTAGAAAATATGCAAATTGCATGGTCTCCTTGCTTGCAATGATGGACTTTCAATTATCATTAGTTACCCTTTCTTGCTAAGAGATGGTCtggttttttgaatttatgaCTTACTATGGTTTTATATCATATATTTCATATGACAAAGAAGATGAACTGTAGCAGAGTATGCAAGCTtcccaaaagaaagtttcaaaCTATCATACCAGTGGTCCACAAGACATTGACTAACCTCATTTGGATCTTTGGACGGCTTCTTCCCCTGGCCTATGGGACTTAATAAATTTGCCCTTCTCTCCCAGATGGTGAAGTCTTCGACCGGCTCAATAGAGGCTTTATCAGACTATGGAGAGGGGGGAAAGGGTCAAATGCCCAAGTAGGCATGAATTTGACTGTTTTTAACTGGCCTATCTTACCTTTCCTTAGCAGAATTCACCAATCAATCAATGTCCGCTAACGCAGCAAGAGGTGACGTTTCGAATCGTGACCCTAGGAGAAGAACTTCTTAGAGATGTTAATTTTCACACTCATTTcaataattaaaacaaaaaaagaaaaaaaaaacacacacacacacacacccctcAATTGATTCTCTTGAAAAGGAGATCATACAGGTGAAACAGGACGAAGAGTCGATCACAAGATCTCATTGGTCTTACGCCATAGGTTGAGCTACACGCTCATTCCTCTTTAATTAGATAGAAAAAGATGATACCTTTTTTTAACAATCGTCATTTGTCAAATTTTAAGTAATTGAAAACAGTCGTTGCCAATTCTAATCCAATTTGGCatgaagattttatttatttatttatttattattagacCATGAATAGGGTTGAattggcttaaaaaaaaaaatgaaatatctagaattgaaaaaatataaaaccctaAAGTTCAAGTAATTAGAATCAATCATTGCCAATTCTGATATGATTTGGCATGAATCGGGTTGAATTGGCTAAAAAATCCTAATGTTGGCTCACAAAAACACCCTCTAAAGTTTGAGTAATTGAACTCTGTGGTCTCCAATTCTGATCAGATTTGGCATGAATTGGCTTTAAGAAACCCTAGAGTTgaccccctaaaaaaaaaaaaaccctaaagatCAAGCAATTGGAATCGATCGTTGTTCCGATTTGGCATGAATCAATttgaataataataacaaaataataaaataataaaataaaaaccctgttctgcctttttttttttttttttagatcagAAATCAATTATGATCACATATTGACATATATAACATTATACCCTCAATTTGGTGGGTTGTTTGTTTACTAATTACTATTGTTACCTGATAATTAGCTTGAAAAGCAAATAATCTATACAATAGAAAAAGGCTTAATAAAGCTAGGATTTCTAAAAGTCTTCGTATCGATTATGACTAATATGATATTATAATCTCCTCTTTTTAATtcgattagattttttttttttttgggtaaggaatTTGATTCGAATTAGTAACTTAAAACTAAGTTTAATTATATGAATTTAATATAGAAGCTCCTTCAATTCAAAGCTTAAAGCGAAAGACTTTTCTTCATTTAACTTTCCATGTTCTCATTCGAGGAAAGATCTTACTGGGTTCGTCTTCGTAGACCCTTTCATGCGGAACAGTATCTGGGTCTCTGTgatatttaatattttaattatactttattatttttaatatattttaaaaaaaagttaaatgggGTATCGTCTTAATGCTGGTTGGTGAACTGAATCTAGCTGCCGTGTATTGACTTCACATAGTTCTTGGTGTGCTCCTCGTCTCATGAATTCTCAAGTTTTTTGGGTGTCtgggttttctttttaaagCTGATCTATAGGAGATGGATATGAGTTTTCAGAATCGGATTGGGAAGATTAAAGgtgagtttttcttttcttaatttgaccactaaagaaaatttgaattataaaaacaaatttcaatTTGGGATGCTTTATGGGTCTCAGTTGAAAGTTATTGAAGTTGGGTTTTGAATAAAGTTGCATGTTCTTGTGTTTCAATGAAGATAAACTTTATGCAAAATAGTTTGTGGGCTTCAGAGATgttgtgaattttttttccagagAGATTGGTTTTCTGGATAAGCCTTTGAGAGAGTGGTTGTAGGTAATTTCTGAAACccaattattttgaatttggattgATGAAGAAGGTAGTTTTCCATGAACTGTTCCCTGGATTAAGTTGGGTTTTTTCCTTAGCATCCTTGAAGGGGATTTAGGGTTGTTAGTTTTCAACTTTGGTTTGGTGATTTCTCGATTTAGTTGGGTTTTGGGGGAGAAAAAGGCTTTTCTTTGGTGTGACTTGATTCAGTTTATATAATGGACTCTGTAGATTTTACAGCTTATGTGGTTTTGCTTATGTAGGTGTCTGAACTCTGAAgagatttattttccttctcttattCGAATTCTCAAGTTGCTTCTTCGGCTTTTTTAGCAATTAAGGTTCATTTGAGTTCCTTAAGTTTCCTTCATTAGTTACTTTTTCATTGTTTCATACTTACATGGTTTTAATGCTCTCTTTGTTCATCTACTTTTGGATGTGCAGAGAAGAAATTAGTGTTCTAGTGTCTTTGGTGGGAGCTATGaattgtttctctttctccaaTGGAGAGAAAAAGGTTGAACCAAAAACTTCAAAGTCTACCTCGGTTCAATCCTCGGCTTCCTTGACCACTGATCATGATGTGAGAAGATCTGAGTCTGAGTTAAACTCAGTTTATGCTTCGGAGACAAGCACAGAATCTTTCGGGCGCACTGCATTTCCAAGTTTTTCTCAGAGACCCAACAATCTCAGAGTGTTCACATACTCGGAGCTGAAGACGGCCACTAGAAATTTCAACCGGTCACTTATGATTGGGGAGGGAGGGTTTGGATGTGTTTACAGGAGTGTGATCAAAAGTTCAGAAGATCCACATAACAAACTGGATGTTGCTGTTAAACAGCTGGGCAAGAGAGGATTCCAGGCAAGGTTTCTTCCTCATGATTTTCTACTTGTCAAAGTACTATAGAATATAAATATatgttttataattttatatgtTACATGAAAAGTAGAAACCACCTTATTATAATTGCCTCTTGAAGAAGATGGAATAACAAAATTTGCAAGAAATGGAACTGCAAATTACAGAATTGATTTTTCCAACTATGCATTGATTAATGCAACTTTTAAGATATGGAAGGGGGGTGGATGGATTTATGTTTAGTTGTGATGATGTGAATCAACAAAGCCGACAGAGGTGGCCAATCCCAAAGATGCTCAAATGTTTCTGTGGGCGAATGAGCATACACAATACACCTTTTAGCAGTGGCTGCTTTGAGGCTTAGAGTCAATCACTTTGATAGAGGGTGAAGATCAAATTGAACAGTAGGGAACTGCTCAATTATATCTTATGGTTCTCTGTGCAAAATAGTGAACAGTGTTACAAACCCAAGATTCGTTaccagtaacttgagagaggatagaggagagaaaagtgaagagatagggagaagaagagaagagagactgcAAAGAGAGGAGCAGCCGATGTACTTGGTAGTCCCCCTCATTATGTATTTATAATTATCAAAAACAGTAACCTTATAATTAGGGACCTTGTGGAAATAGAAAACATAGATCCTAATCTACCGAACTTAGGAAATAAAgtactagcctaagtctagccTAACTAGTAAACAATAAACCAAATATAAAGTCAACGACTAATCACGATGGGGACAACTaccactccccctcaagctggagtatgtGTGTGCAAAATAGTGAACAGAATACTTGCATTTAAAGGATTGGGAAACTGTGGTTTCATACCCAGGAATCTTGGCAAGAGTTTTGGGACCACAATATGGTCAATTCTGTAAGAAAATCTAAGACATTTCCGGTTGCATTATGAATTGTAATGCTTGATTTATATGGatgaaaaatccaaaataaatctAAGGTTTTTGACAAGTCATTCACTTCTAGATATCTTTTCCTTAGCCTGGAAGATCTTCTGAACAAGGTCCAGCATATGGTCACTCTCTTATGGTCTTACCCATAACATTCAGCCAAAGTACAATGTTACTGCTAAATCTCTACAAACTGCAGGGTACTGTCACAAGTAAAACCATAAAGACAGATAAAGTTACAACTTTGTATCATAATTATGTTACGGAAAAGATTTTTCATATTGTGGACAATTGCATGGGTTTCATGCGAAAGTAGTGACAATTTTAAGCAGACGTAACTGGGTCTATTATTGGAATTGCTTTTTTGATATTGTGATTTTCAACTGAAATTCCTCAGTTGTAGAAACTTGACTGTTATTTGATCTATCTCTTTGCTGGTATATTGCTGCTTTTTGAGTTTTCATTTTCCTATCATTATGAGTTGATTTTATGTTGACTGGAAAAATCTTGAATAAACCTGCCAGAACTTTGGTTTATTGGGTCACACTCTCTTTGTGAAATTCAGTTATCAGTTTGAGAGCCAGGAATTTTGTGTTGGTTTAATTGCCTCATTTCCTCTTAAGTATgcttataatattttatttacgTAATTAATATTGTTTacataatttttcttctttcttttacttgttATCCAACAGGGACACAAGGAATGGGTGACAGAAGTAAATGTCCTTGGTGTGGTTGAACATCCAAACCTTGTCAAACTAGTAGGCTATTGTGCTGAGGATGATGAAAGGGGAATTCAACGGCTTCTGGTATATGAATATATGCCCAACAGAAGCGTGGAGGACCATTTATCACCTCGGTCCCAGACACCACTTCCATGGGCCATGAGACTGAAAATTGCTCAAGATGCTGCTCGTGGCTTGACATACCTCCatgaaaaaatggattttcagGTATGTTCATCTCCCTGTGATATCGTATCTTATATGGTTTTTGATTATCCTGTTGTCCTCCAGTGATAATagatctccaccccccccccctttttctctctaaatGAACTAGTATCATTAAGTTCGaatgatgattatgattttATGGGTTGTATTTCTTTCACAACATTAATTTACTCAATATGTTGGACATGTGGAAGAAGGTTGTTGATTATTCACAGAATGTAGGTGGGCCTCTAAGACTTCCCATATGTCAAAATCCACCTGTGCAGAGTGTTACCATTTGTTGAGTTACATTCTTTTAGAGGTTAAAAATGGTAGAGGGCATGGTTACAGTGTGTGAACACTGCAGCACAAGGAGAGACGTCAAATATGTCCTCGTGTCTTCCAGCATCTGTTATGTCTTCTCCGTGGATAAATGCACTTCAGAACcattttcttccccatttcattTTAGTTGTAAGGACTGATACCTTTAGGATGCAAGCTTCCTGCCAATGTTACATACTTGCCTAGTGATTTTGTGGATGTTGTCTTTTATTTGTGGGGTACTTGTGAAAACCAATCCTTGGTAGAGTTGACTAGAGAGATTTCTCACCCCCACCcaccctccctttttttttttttccccacccaAAGGAGGATTGGTTGTTGCTGTGGCAGTTGAAGGCTGGCGTTGCTGtgacaacaaaataaaataaaatagattagTATGTTTTTTAAGCTTCAAACATAAGTTGAGGAGCTGGAGTAGTTTTGTAACTATATCTTTGAAATTTCATATTGTAATACCACTTATATAAACAATTGCTACTTTGCTTAGAAGAGATAAAACTCCGGAATTTGAAGCTTCATTCTCTTGGATGACCCTAATCAGTAGTGAAGACCTAGACTTATCTGTAATGGCATAATATATTATCCATATAATTGCTCTTTGTAATGCTACCTTCCATAAACAATGACATCTTTGCTTGAACAGATCATATTCAGGGATTTTAAAGCTTCAAACATTCTGTTAGATGACCAATGGAATGCAAAGCTGTCAGATTTTGGATTGGCAAGGCAAGGGCCTTCAGAAGGATTAAGTCATGTCTCAACAGCGGTATGTGCAAACGCATTGAGTATGAATTCGTTGCTCAGTTTATAATCTTAACTAGCTCTAGATTCCCCTTCCCCTACCTCCATGAAAAAAGGTACTAATTATTATTATGCTATTGTGATGATGATGGATGTGGCTTGCTAGCGTTGAGGGCAGTATTGATGACCTGATTGTCTTGACCGAAGATATCTCAGAAGCATTGAAATTTTGGATATTGTCAACATATTTAAAATTAACAGGGTTTTGGCTGCTTGGGCCCTGCAGTTGATGACCCTGAACAGTCTCTGAAGTCCATGGATCTATTTCTCCTTGAAAATTTGTCATTATTTTCTGCTCCACAGGGAAAAGGCTGTAATCTCGAGGGGGATTAGtatgatttgattaaaaaaaaaaaaaaaaaaactagaatttTGTAGAATTTCTTCATAGGTCAAACAAATCACACCTATTTTCTGACAAGGAAGATAACTAAACAGAACTATAGTATACGCAGTTGACTAGAATGTCCTATTCACGCAAGTGGTGTCGAACATTAGTCTGAAATAAGTGTTTGCCTTTTTGGATAGAATTTGTAAAAAGAGGGTCCAAGGTTCCTACATGTTCATTTTATGGGGTCTATACCCATTCATCTGCTTTTACGATGCATTTTAATATTATTCTGGTTGTTTCTTGTGGTAGATCATCTAAATGCTGTATGGTAAGCAAAAGTCTGGACTGTCTCATGGCACAAAATTTGAATTGACCTTACTGTTAAACAGGTTGTAGGAACCATTGGTTATGCGGCTCCGGAATACGTTCAAACCGGACGCCTTACAGCCAAGAGCGATGTGTGGAGCTATGGAGTCTTCCTGTATGAATTAATCACAGGTAGGCGACCATTGGACCGAAACCGCCCCAAGAATGAACAGAAGCTCTTGGAATGGGTAAGGCCATACCTGTCAGACATGAAGAAATTCCGGGTTATATTGGATCCAAGGCTCGAGGGGAAGTACTCCCTTAGGTCCGCACAGAAGCTTGCAAATGTTGCAAACCGATGCTTGGTGCGGCAGCCAAAAGCACGTCCCAAGATGAGCGAGGTGCTGGAAATGATGAACCAGATTGTGGCAGCAACAGATGTTGGAAGCCCTGAACCATCAATGAATAGTTTGTCACCAAAAAGTGCTTTgggagaatccaaaagaaagCAATCCTGCTCGAAGAGAAGGTTTGTGGATTTAAGATTTGGTGAAATTAGGTGGTCAGCTTGGCGTATGTGGACGCCAAAGATTATAAGAACACGCTGATTGGAACTATATCAGCAAAGGGACTTTCATACTTAGGTGGCGCATTTCTGTGAGGAAAGATGAGTTTCATCCTGATGGTTATGAATACTACAGATGACAGATAAATGTCCAGTAAAGTTTGTTTTGTTATGTGAGGCAATGGTATGAATGCTTCCTTTTCCAGATAAATAACAGATATGTCAAAGGCAAACTTCCCATCAAGAGTGCACCACTTGCTAGTGGAGTGTTCAGACGATAATGGAGTCCGTTCATTTGTAATGGTAGCTGCTTCTGGTTCCAATATATTATAGCTTCATGTATAATTACTAGAAAGTAACCAATTGTTAATCAGATGGGAATTTGTTACAGTTGTAGGTGAGTGATGTACAGCTAGTGATTGTTTGCAGAGTAAAGGATCAAAATGTAGCAACTACCAAGCAAGGTAatgtcatgaaaaaaaaaatgtcttcaGTCCTGATTAAAATGTGATTGCTTGCATGGTGATGAGTTATGATGACCTGATTAGCTTATGTTTGTTTTGGAAAATATCTTGAAAGTCAAAAAATAACTATACCTAAAAAAACCCCATGTCCTAATTCTTACATCCTTGAACCTAATAGCACCTTCCATTCTCTGTTGTTTAATGAGTGTTGAGGCCTGCATTACTCCTGTCATCTCTGCTTCTATTGTTGACAAGCAAAATCTTGCTCCCATACCTGCTATGGTGGTTGTAGTAGTAAATGAAAATTGAAGTTTCACAACTTGATTTACATGATTCCTCATCAAAATTGCCATTGGGTATAGAGACTGGCTAGTTATGCTTGTTAGAGATAGTTGCATTCTTGGGAGTCTGAATTGAGTCTTGTAATTGTATAACATGCTCTATCTGATAAGGAATGTGATCACAATTTCCCCCTGAATCAGATTACCAAATGAGGGGGTGCTTTAAGGTACAATGTGAAGGTAGGAGACTTGAATCCATGAGAAGTTTGGAGGGTGGGGGAGAGGGGGTGCCTTAAGGCACGAGGTGAAAATAGGAGACAAACCAATTACACGTGgtgaaaataggagagaaaccAATTACACGTGGGGACTTTGCACTCTTCGAGTAGGGTACCAACTAACTGCACTAGCAGTTGTCTTTGACAACTTGAACTAGTTGACCAAGCTGTGAAACAACTTTTTATTCATGCCAACTCTTGA
The DNA window shown above is from Macadamia integrifolia cultivar HAES 741 unplaced genomic scaffold, SCU_Mint_v3 scaffold2283, whole genome shotgun sequence and carries:
- the LOC122066183 gene encoding serine/threonine-protein kinase PCRK1-like, whose translation is MNCFSFSNGEKKVEPKTSKSTSVQSSASLTTDHDVRRSESELNSVYASETSTESFGRTAFPSFSQRPNNLRVFTYSELKTATRNFNRSLMIGEGGFGCVYRSVIKSSEDPHNKLDVAVKQLGKRGFQGHKEWVTEVNVLGVVEHPNLVKLVGYCAEDDERGIQRLLVYEYMPNRSVEDHLSPRSQTPLPWAMRLKIAQDAARGLTYLHEKMDFQIIFRDFKASNILLDDQWNAKLSDFGLARQGPSEGLSHVSTAVVGTIGYAAPEYVQTGRLTAKSDVWSYGVFLYELITGRRPLDRNRPKNEQKLLEWVRPYLSDMKKFRVILDPRLEGKYSLRSAQKLANVANRCLVRQPKARPKMSEVLEMMNQIVAATDVGSPEPSMNSLSPKSALGESKRKQSCSKRRFVDLRFGEIRWSAWRMWTPKIIRTR